Proteins from a single region of Fodinibius sp. Rm-B-1B1-1:
- the hisA gene encoding 1-(5-phosphoribosyl)-5-[(5-phosphoribosylamino)methylideneamino]imidazole-4-carboxamide isomerase, protein MKVIPAIDLLDGKVVRLHKGDYDEATIYNDNPVEEARKFKEAGFDHIHIVDLNGAKEGKFVNLEHVKEIIDTLDISVQTGGGIRSYEDAQMLLDKGISNIICSSMAVKSPAEWLRVLDNYGQRAILGMDLKDGKVAYGGWLETLDQSLKDFLQPMIDRGLSTVLSTDISKDGTLEGPNIELYRKLSTQFPVLHFIASGGVANANDLKLLAEQNQYGVVIGRAYYEGKLSLDEMQRYHSE, encoded by the coding sequence ATGAAAGTTATTCCTGCAATAGACCTTCTTGATGGTAAGGTCGTACGTCTGCACAAAGGCGATTACGATGAAGCTACGATCTATAATGATAATCCCGTTGAAGAAGCCCGAAAGTTCAAAGAAGCCGGATTCGATCATATTCACATTGTTGATCTGAACGGCGCCAAAGAAGGTAAGTTTGTAAATCTTGAACATGTGAAGGAAATAATTGATACGCTCGATATCTCGGTCCAAACTGGGGGTGGTATTCGCAGTTATGAGGATGCTCAAATGCTACTCGATAAAGGCATATCTAATATTATTTGTAGTTCCATGGCAGTAAAAAGTCCCGCTGAATGGCTAAGGGTGCTCGATAACTATGGTCAACGTGCTATTTTGGGAATGGATCTCAAAGACGGAAAAGTAGCCTATGGAGGCTGGCTTGAAACGCTTGACCAATCCCTTAAAGATTTCCTACAACCGATGATCGACCGTGGACTTTCAACGGTGTTAAGTACTGACATCTCCAAAGATGGTACCCTCGAGGGGCCTAATATAGAACTGTATCGTAAGCTATCGACTCAATTCCCCGTTCTACACTTCATTGCCTCGGGCGGTGTTGCCAATGCCAACGATTTAAAATTATTGGCTGAGCAAAATCAATATGGCGTCGTGATTGGACGTGCGTATTACGAAGGCAAACTTTCTCTTGACGAGATGCAAAGATATCATTCGGAATAA
- the hisIE gene encoding bifunctional phosphoribosyl-AMP cyclohydrolase/phosphoribosyl-ATP diphosphatase HisIE has translation MINIDSLDFEKVNGLMPAIIQDAQSFQVLMLGYMNKEALQKTLDEERVTFFSRTKQRLWTKGETSGNHLELVDIQQDCDDDTLLILANPKGPTCHTGEQSCFYRKDFKPDSQLNFLGNLEEVIISRKKQMPEGSYTTSLFKNGIDTIAQKVGEEAVETVIEAKNENHNLVDEVSDLIYHLLVLLVAKGVPLQSIIDNLEERHSK, from the coding sequence ATGATTAACATTGATTCTCTCGATTTCGAAAAAGTTAATGGGTTAATGCCAGCTATTATTCAAGATGCCCAAAGCTTCCAAGTTCTTATGCTCGGTTACATGAACAAAGAAGCCCTGCAAAAGACGCTTGATGAAGAACGAGTTACCTTTTTTAGTCGCACTAAACAGCGACTTTGGACCAAGGGCGAAACATCCGGCAACCATCTTGAGTTGGTTGATATCCAGCAAGATTGCGATGACGACACACTGCTTATCTTAGCGAATCCCAAAGGACCAACGTGCCATACTGGTGAACAATCTTGTTTCTACAGAAAAGATTTCAAACCTGATTCCCAACTCAACTTTTTAGGCAATCTTGAAGAAGTAATCATCAGCCGAAAAAAACAGATGCCGGAAGGCTCCTATACGACCTCCCTTTTTAAGAATGGAATTGATACAATTGCCCAGAAAGTGGGTGAAGAAGCCGTAGAAACAGTTATTGAAGCCAAAAATGAAAATCACAACTTAGTAGATGAGGTCTCTGATCTTATCTATCACTTGCTGGTATTATTAGTTGCTAAGGGCGTTCCGCTTCAATCCATTATTGATAATCTTGAAGAGCGTCACAGCAAATAG
- a CDS encoding ABC transporter permease, with the protein MLSLRLAWRNIWRNKRRTLITVTSIAVAVLLSAVMRSMQEGQYQDMINTTVGSFSGYIQIHANGYWDDKTLDNSFETTDSLLAVIQNTENVSAVMPRIESYALGAGQQQSRPLMVMGIDVDAEQYLMNPQERLQQGTYFQKNNEQAVLVGRDIPERLNITLGDSLVLLGQGFRGMSATGLYPVKGTISLPNPELNRSLVMMPIETAQQFLAAHNRLTALAVNVDDPDNINTVVQKLRTNLPTNDYEIMPWQELMPELVQGIEVDRVSGYIMLAVLYMVVGFGILGTLLMMIAERTYEFGIMLSVGTPRHKLALILAIEILCITMLGSVAGISLSLPVAWYFNINPIELTGDMAATMENYGLQPMLQFSTEPSIFVWQAVVIFGITLLFSFFPILRASKLNPIKAMRG; encoded by the coding sequence ATGTTATCTCTACGCTTAGCATGGCGAAATATTTGGCGTAACAAGCGCCGCACGCTCATCACGGTAACGTCTATCGCCGTAGCCGTTTTGCTTTCAGCGGTCATGCGCTCCATGCAAGAGGGACAATACCAAGATATGATCAACACCACCGTGGGCAGCTTTAGCGGCTATATTCAAATTCATGCTAATGGCTACTGGGATGATAAAACCCTCGATAACAGCTTCGAAACTACGGATTCACTCCTTGCCGTCATACAAAATACCGAAAATGTATCGGCTGTAATGCCACGAATTGAATCGTACGCACTGGGTGCTGGTCAGCAGCAAAGTCGTCCCCTTATGGTCATGGGGATCGACGTTGACGCCGAGCAATATCTTATGAATCCCCAAGAACGATTACAACAAGGAACCTATTTTCAGAAAAATAATGAACAAGCTGTTCTCGTGGGACGTGATATCCCGGAGCGCTTAAATATTACGCTTGGCGATAGCCTCGTACTTCTGGGACAAGGGTTTCGCGGGATGTCGGCTACGGGATTGTATCCAGTGAAAGGAACCATAAGCTTGCCCAATCCGGAGTTGAACAGAAGTCTCGTTATGATGCCGATCGAGACCGCTCAACAATTTTTAGCAGCCCATAACCGACTTACTGCCTTGGCTGTGAATGTTGATGATCCTGATAATATTAACACTGTCGTACAAAAGTTGCGGACTAACCTACCGACCAATGACTACGAAATTATGCCCTGGCAAGAGCTGATGCCGGAACTCGTACAAGGCATCGAAGTGGATCGGGTTAGCGGATATATTATGCTGGCGGTTTTATACATGGTTGTGGGATTTGGCATCCTTGGCACCCTTTTGATGATGATTGCCGAACGAACGTATGAATTTGGAATCATGCTTTCTGTGGGAACCCCTCGTCACAAATTAGCATTGATTCTTGCAATTGAAATTTTGTGCATCACCATGTTGGGCAGTGTAGCTGGCATTTCACTGAGCCTGCCTGTAGCTTGGTATTTCAATATCAATCCCATAGAATTAACCGGCGACATGGCAGCTACCATGGAAAATTATGGACTGCAACCCATGCTACAATTTTCGACTGAGCCATCTATCTTTGTTTGGCAGGCGGTCGTTATTTTTGGGATTACCTTGCTGTTTAGTTTCTTCCCTATTCTGCGAGCCAGCAAACTCAATCCCATTAAGGCAATGAGGGGCTGA
- a CDS encoding phosphoheptose isomerase, whose protein sequence is MNPDSTKQKLFEKTRQTIQEKNFAIVDEDMERPWGGFFVIDESQAADFAKTYFGDIDIEDLKISGKLSPKILIVQPDKRLSWQYHHRRAEIWKVLEGPVGVITSDTDEQGPVHILDEGEFITLEQGERHRLVGLDGWATLAEIWQHTDPENPSDEDDIVRVQDDFGR, encoded by the coding sequence ATGAATCCCGATAGTACGAAGCAAAAGTTATTTGAGAAAACAAGGCAGACTATTCAAGAGAAAAATTTTGCTATCGTTGATGAAGATATGGAGCGACCTTGGGGAGGCTTTTTTGTTATTGATGAGAGTCAGGCGGCTGATTTTGCAAAGACGTATTTTGGAGATATCGATATTGAGGATCTGAAAATATCGGGGAAGCTGAGTCCCAAAATATTGATTGTTCAGCCTGATAAGCGTTTATCGTGGCAGTACCATCATCGCCGCGCTGAAATATGGAAGGTGCTTGAAGGGCCCGTTGGCGTGATCACCAGTGATACGGATGAGCAAGGGCCTGTGCATATATTGGATGAGGGAGAGTTTATTACCTTGGAGCAGGGCGAACGTCACCGTCTGGTGGGACTTGACGGCTGGGCAACCCTTGCTGAAATCTGGCAGCATACCGATCCCGAAAATCCATCTGATGAAGATGATATTGTGCGTGTACAAGATGATTTTGGACGGTAA
- the ilvD gene encoding dihydroxy-acid dehydratase, with protein MSNKINKYSSRLTEKESQVGSQAMLYGAGLTDEDMEKAQVGIASTGWEGNPCNMHLNDLAVHVRDSIWDAGLVGFVFHSIGVSDGISMGTQGMKYSLQSREIIADSIETVMRAQWYDGNISIVGCDKNMPGSIMAMARFNRPSIMVYGGTIRPGKLNGKDLDVVSAFESYGQYLSDEISKDEMNEVLRHACPGAGACGGMYTANTMASAIETMGMSLPFSSSIPATHQQKIEECQRAGDAILHLLEEDIKPRDIITRRALENAVTITVALGGSTNAVMHLLAIARSAEVSFTIDDFQDISNRTPYLADLKPSGKYVMEDLYNVGGVPAVQKLLLKEGYLYGDCLTVTGDTLEENVADVPGLFEEQNIITPIDNPIKETGHLQILYGNLASEGAVAKITGKEGTRFTGTARVYNSEEESLKGIEGGEVQKGDVVVIRYEGPKGGPGMREMLSITAAIMGAGLGKDVALITDGRFSGGSHGFVIGHVTPEAQVGGTIGLIEDGDTITIDADSREIDVHLSEEELEERRKNWEAPPLDMKSGSLYKYAQLVSSASEGCVTDG; from the coding sequence ACAGGTCGGTATTGCCAGTACTGGGTGGGAGGGAAACCCCTGTAATATGCATTTAAATGATTTAGCTGTGCACGTTCGCGATAGTATTTGGGATGCGGGGCTTGTTGGCTTTGTGTTTCACAGTATTGGTGTGAGCGACGGTATTTCTATGGGGACTCAGGGGATGAAGTATTCGTTGCAGTCACGCGAAATTATTGCGGATTCTATCGAGACGGTGATGCGAGCCCAGTGGTACGATGGTAATATTTCGATTGTAGGATGTGATAAAAATATGCCGGGATCAATTATGGCTATGGCCCGATTTAATCGTCCGTCTATTATGGTGTATGGAGGTACCATTCGACCGGGAAAATTGAATGGTAAAGATCTTGATGTGGTATCGGCTTTTGAATCTTATGGGCAGTATTTATCAGATGAGATCAGTAAGGATGAAATGAATGAGGTGCTTCGTCATGCCTGTCCCGGGGCCGGGGCATGTGGTGGAATGTATACTGCTAATACAATGGCATCAGCCATTGAAACAATGGGAATGAGTTTGCCCTTTAGTTCTTCGATTCCTGCCACACATCAGCAAAAAATAGAAGAGTGTCAGCGAGCGGGAGATGCCATTCTTCATTTGCTTGAGGAGGATATCAAACCGAGAGATATTATTACCCGCAGAGCCCTGGAAAATGCAGTCACTATTACGGTGGCATTGGGCGGATCAACAAATGCGGTGATGCATTTGCTGGCAATTGCTCGTTCTGCTGAGGTGTCCTTTACGATTGATGACTTTCAGGACATCAGCAACCGAACCCCCTATTTAGCTGATTTAAAACCCAGCGGTAAATACGTGATGGAGGACCTTTACAATGTAGGAGGCGTTCCGGCTGTACAAAAGCTGTTACTTAAGGAGGGCTATCTGTATGGAGATTGTCTGACGGTTACTGGAGATACGCTGGAAGAAAATGTGGCTGATGTGCCCGGTCTTTTTGAAGAACAGAATATTATTACACCTATTGATAATCCCATTAAAGAAACCGGACACCTGCAAATCTTATACGGCAACTTAGCTTCGGAGGGAGCTGTAGCCAAAATAACGGGGAAAGAGGGTACAAGATTTACTGGTACGGCACGCGTGTATAATTCCGAGGAGGAAAGTCTAAAAGGTATTGAAGGGGGAGAAGTCCAAAAAGGGGATGTGGTTGTAATTCGTTACGAAGGTCCCAAGGGGGGACCGGGAATGCGCGAAATGCTTTCGATTACGGCGGCAATTATGGGGGCTGGATTAGGTAAGGATGTAGCCTTGATTACTGATGGGCGTTTTTCGGGGGGGTCGCATGGTTTTGTAATTGGTCACGTTACGCCGGAAGCCCAGGTGGGAGGTACTATTGGGCTAATTGAAGATGGGGATACCATTACGATTGATGCGGATAGCCGAGAAATTGATGTTCACCTTTCAGAAGAAGAGTTGGAAGAACGTCGCAAGAATTGGGAAGCTCCGCCTTTGGATATGAAAAGCGGATCGCTTTACAAATATGCCCAATTAGTTTCTTCGGCTTCTGAGGGCTGTGTGACAGACGGATGA
- the hisF gene encoding imidazole glycerol phosphate synthase subunit HisF gives MLAKRIIPCLDIKDGRTVKGVNFEGLRDAGDPVELARRYSDEGADELVFLDITATKEKRKTLVELVTKIAQEIDIPFTVGGGISNTKQIAEILHAGADKVSMNSAIVRNPELINKAAQQFGSQCIVAAVDAKRTGDQWTVFISGGSKNTGKDALKWIKEVEERGAGEVLLTSMDQDGTKEGFDLELLQRVNEFTTIPVIASGGAGTKQHCIDAIKKGNADAVLAASIFHFQEIKISDLKEDLKKAQISVRITK, from the coding sequence ATGCTTGCAAAACGTATTATTCCCTGCCTCGATATTAAAGATGGTAGAACAGTAAAAGGTGTTAACTTTGAAGGATTGCGCGATGCAGGTGACCCAGTAGAACTGGCACGCCGATATTCTGACGAAGGTGCCGATGAACTTGTATTTTTGGATATTACTGCTACCAAAGAAAAACGAAAGACACTGGTTGAGCTCGTAACAAAAATTGCACAAGAAATTGATATCCCTTTTACCGTTGGCGGTGGTATAAGCAACACCAAACAGATTGCAGAAATATTACATGCCGGGGCTGATAAAGTTTCAATGAACAGTGCTATTGTCCGTAACCCTGAGCTTATTAATAAAGCAGCCCAACAGTTTGGCTCGCAATGTATTGTTGCTGCAGTGGATGCGAAACGTACCGGCGACCAATGGACAGTCTTTATTTCAGGCGGATCAAAAAATACTGGGAAGGATGCTCTCAAATGGATCAAAGAAGTTGAAGAACGTGGGGCAGGTGAAGTTTTACTTACAAGTATGGACCAAGATGGTACGAAAGAAGGATTTGACCTTGAACTGCTACAAAGAGTCAACGAATTTACTACCATTCCCGTTATTGCCAGCGGCGGTGCCGGTACCAAACAACACTGTATTGACGCTATCAAAAAAGGGAACGCTGACGCAGTACTGGCAGCAAGCATTTTTCACTTTCAGGAAATTAAGATTTCTGATCTCAAAGAAGACCTTAAGAAGGCTCAAATATCTGTTCGTATAACAAAATAA
- a CDS encoding ABC transporter permease, translated as MIRNIIKLGWKNVWRSPTRSGVVIVAVLLGTWAGVFLSAFFTGMVKGYLDNQFDLTVPHIEITHPQFEDLYSPEHTIPNAETLLRDLARHDSITSIRTQSLANGLAQSPRNNFGVTIRGVDPDSTHSIENYLEEGSMLSNQQQNPVVIGQKLADRLGIGLESRLVLNFQDTNGDITGGAFRVVGIFDSFSSVFDESNVFVSRPDLNSLMGLDNEIHSIQLTIPAFDNADKLADHLGQKYPNLQVTTWGEAAPELQYTYEMTGLMMYIVMIIIIIALVFSIINTMLMAVLERTRELGMLRAVGMNKTRVFTMVVYETVFLTMVGAPIGLFLSWLTISFYGDTGINLSAFAEGMNAYGLSTVIYPSLPPIYYLNITLLVAVASLLSALYPAWKTIQLNPIEAIRKMN; from the coding sequence ATGATCCGAAATATTATCAAGCTTGGCTGGAAGAATGTATGGCGAAGTCCCACACGCAGCGGGGTCGTAATTGTAGCTGTATTGCTCGGAACTTGGGCTGGTGTTTTTCTTTCGGCTTTCTTTACGGGCATGGTCAAGGGATATCTTGATAACCAATTTGATTTAACTGTTCCCCACATTGAAATAACTCATCCCCAATTTGAAGACCTCTACAGTCCAGAACATACCATCCCCAACGCAGAAACTCTTTTGAGAGATTTAGCCCGGCACGACTCCATAACCTCCATACGCACGCAAAGCTTGGCTAATGGACTGGCGCAGAGTCCTCGAAATAATTTTGGCGTTACCATTAGAGGCGTTGATCCAGATAGTACCCATAGCATAGAAAACTATCTTGAGGAGGGCTCCATGCTCTCTAACCAGCAGCAAAACCCCGTTGTAATTGGTCAAAAGTTAGCCGATCGATTGGGAATTGGATTAGAATCCAGACTCGTTCTTAATTTCCAGGATACAAATGGTGATATCACAGGTGGGGCCTTCCGGGTGGTAGGTATTTTTGACAGCTTTAGCTCGGTCTTTGATGAGAGCAATGTGTTTGTTAGCCGGCCGGATTTAAATTCGCTGATGGGACTTGATAACGAAATTCACAGTATTCAGCTCACGATCCCAGCCTTTGATAACGCCGACAAACTTGCTGATCACCTCGGGCAGAAATATCCTAACCTGCAAGTTACGACGTGGGGCGAAGCGGCGCCAGAATTGCAATACACCTACGAAATGACCGGCCTGATGATGTATATTGTTATGATTATCATCATCATTGCCTTGGTATTTAGCATCATTAATACCATGCTGATGGCTGTTCTCGAGCGAACACGCGAGCTTGGCATGTTACGAGCAGTGGGGATGAACAAAACACGTGTATTTACAATGGTCGTTTACGAAACAGTTTTTCTTACTATGGTCGGTGCCCCAATAGGTCTCTTCCTCAGCTGGCTTACCATTTCCTTTTATGGGGATACGGGAATCAATCTCAGTGCCTTTGCCGAAGGAATGAATGCCTATGGATTAAGCACTGTCATTTATCCGAGTCTACCACCCATTTATTATCTCAATATTACGCTACTTGTTGCCGTAGCGTCCCTGCTTTCTGCATTATATCCAGCCTGGAAAACCATCCAACTAAATCCCATAGAAGCCATTCGAAAAATGAATTAA
- a CDS encoding ABC transporter ATP-binding protein, which translates to MSIIQTEGVTKIYNPDKVPVHALRGVDLTIGKGEFTAIVGPSGSGKTTLLNIIGGLDTPTEGKTIIRDTELNTLSDRELVNFRLHHIGFVFQAYNLIPVLTAIENVSFIMQMQGRPAEEYESKSIALLKEVGLEDKIHKRPSELSGGQQQRVAVARALASKPDFVLADEPTANLDSVSTADLLDLMLELNQKEETTFVFATHDQRVIDRARRVVTLVDGKIDKDEIRK; encoded by the coding sequence ATGTCCATAATTCAAACCGAAGGCGTCACAAAAATATACAACCCTGATAAAGTGCCGGTTCATGCTCTGCGTGGCGTAGATTTAACGATAGGAAAAGGAGAATTTACGGCGATTGTAGGTCCATCGGGATCGGGCAAAACCACACTGCTTAACATCATTGGCGGATTAGATACACCTACTGAAGGGAAGACGATCATTAGGGACACGGAATTGAATACCTTATCGGATCGAGAACTTGTCAACTTTCGCCTGCATCATATTGGGTTTGTATTTCAGGCATACAACCTTATCCCAGTGCTTACAGCTATAGAAAACGTTTCATTCATTATGCAAATGCAAGGGCGACCTGCCGAAGAATATGAAAGCAAAAGTATTGCACTATTGAAAGAAGTCGGGCTGGAAGATAAAATTCACAAACGTCCGTCTGAACTTTCTGGCGGGCAACAACAGCGGGTAGCAGTAGCGCGAGCCCTGGCCTCAAAACCCGATTTTGTTTTGGCGGATGAACCCACGGCCAACCTCGATTCAGTATCAACAGCTGACCTTCTTGATTTGATGCTGGAACTCAATCAAAAAGAAGAGACGACCTTTGTCTTTGCCACTCATGATCAACGGGTTATTGACCGAGCACGAAGGGTGGTTACGTTGGTAGATGGAAAAATTGATAAGGATGAGATTCGGAAATAA
- a CDS encoding OsmC family protein has protein sequence MKITIDHLKDLHMEAQNEEGGAIRMDGTTEIGGLEGGFSPMQLLLAGVGGCSAIDIIGILEKQKQDLQDLKVVVDGDRQNKDTYSEFTTIHINYIFTGDLDESKVERAINLSLDKYCSVTKTLEKTSDITHSFEIISN, from the coding sequence ATGAAAATTACGATTGATCATCTAAAAGACCTCCATATGGAAGCTCAAAACGAGGAAGGAGGAGCCATTAGAATGGATGGTACCACAGAAATTGGGGGACTTGAGGGCGGCTTTAGTCCCATGCAGCTTTTACTGGCCGGTGTAGGTGGCTGTAGTGCCATTGATATCATTGGTATTCTTGAAAAACAGAAACAGGATTTACAAGATCTTAAGGTAGTCGTAGACGGAGATCGACAAAATAAAGACACCTATTCTGAATTTACTACTATCCATATCAACTATATTTTCACAGGTGATCTGGACGAAAGCAAAGTAGAGCGTGCTATTAACCTTTCGCTCGATAAATATTGCTCAGTGACCAAGACGTTAGAAAAAACCTCTGACATCACTCACAGCTTTGAAATCATAAGCAATTAA
- the metZ gene encoding O-succinylhomoserine sulfhydrylase, with protein sequence MTKKKPETKAIRTQTERSEQHEHSTPLFMTSSFVFDSAEHARALFAKEVEGNVYSRYSNPNTNEFEEKMCWLEGAEAGIATASGMSAIFSSLAGLLEQGDHVLACRSLFGSSHQILNGILPKWGINFSYGDIDNPENWESLIKEQTKVLFLETPSNPGLDLIDLEWAGELAEAHNLILIVDNCFATPYLQQPMKYGADIVLHSATKFIDGQGRGIGGVIVGKEKYIEEISFFTRHSGPALSPFNAWMFSKSLETLPARMDRHCDNALELATFLEEQQNVEWVKYPHLKSHPQYDLAKKQMKKGGGVVAFNISGGYQAATKFLDKLETLSLSANLGDTRTIATHPASTTHSKLTDEERAAVNITPGMIRIAVGLEAIEDIKQDIDQALG encoded by the coding sequence GTGACTAAAAAGAAGCCCGAAACAAAAGCCATACGTACACAAACTGAACGCAGCGAACAACACGAACACTCGACTCCACTTTTTATGACCTCGAGCTTCGTGTTTGATTCTGCTGAACATGCACGTGCTCTTTTTGCCAAAGAAGTTGAGGGAAACGTATACAGTCGTTATTCAAACCCCAATACCAACGAGTTTGAAGAGAAGATGTGTTGGCTCGAAGGTGCAGAAGCAGGTATTGCTACGGCTTCGGGGATGTCAGCAATTTTTTCGAGTTTAGCCGGACTTTTGGAACAGGGTGACCACGTACTTGCTTGCAGGTCTCTTTTTGGCTCATCCCACCAAATACTGAATGGAATTTTACCCAAATGGGGCATCAACTTTAGTTATGGGGATATCGACAATCCAGAAAACTGGGAATCGCTCATCAAAGAGCAAACCAAAGTTCTTTTCTTGGAAACACCCTCCAATCCCGGACTCGATCTTATTGATCTCGAGTGGGCGGGCGAACTGGCTGAAGCTCACAATCTAATTCTCATTGTCGACAACTGCTTTGCCACGCCCTACTTGCAACAACCAATGAAATATGGTGCAGATATTGTTCTACATTCGGCTACAAAATTTATCGATGGACAGGGGCGCGGTATTGGTGGAGTAATTGTCGGCAAAGAAAAATACATCGAAGAGATTAGCTTTTTTACGCGCCACTCGGGACCGGCCCTCTCTCCGTTCAACGCCTGGATGTTTTCCAAGAGCCTGGAAACGCTGCCTGCACGTATGGATCGCCACTGTGATAACGCATTAGAGTTGGCCACTTTTCTTGAAGAGCAACAGAATGTAGAATGGGTAAAATACCCGCATCTCAAAAGCCATCCGCAGTATGATCTTGCTAAAAAACAGATGAAAAAAGGAGGCGGCGTTGTGGCTTTTAATATCAGTGGTGGTTACCAGGCGGCTACAAAATTCCTGGACAAGCTGGAAACGCTATCACTTTCGGCAAATTTAGGGGATACCCGAACTATTGCCACGCATCCGGCTTCAACAACCCATTCCAAGCTCACTGATGAAGAACGAGCAGCTGTAAATATTACCCCCGGTATGATTCGCATTGCGGTGGGTCTTGAAGCTATTGAAGATATCAAACAAGATATTGATCAGGCCTTGGGATGA
- a CDS encoding acetamidase/formamidase family protein produces MKKGIALSGLMVLLILLGCEENIKDETMTSIPEPEYSLSADQTHSYWSSTVEPLIRVESGSVIEVSTEEASDQQLTPESTVEDIENLSFDPIHPLTGPVYVENAEPGDILKVKLHKIELGSWGWTGIIPGFGFLADEFNEPWIKTFEFDENSQTAAFSDDINIPLKPFPGVMGVAPATDSSLSTVPPRANGGNMDDPNMTEGTTVYFPVFVEGALFSIGDTHAAQGHGEVCGTAIEAPMRIVYEIEVIKGERKIQEPQYETDDYYAVTGYGETIDEAAKKATRYMIDYLEQEHDMDRNDAYALTSLAGDLKIAEVVDVPHMLVSMHMSKEVLGVK; encoded by the coding sequence ATGAAAAAGGGAATAGCATTATCTGGATTAATGGTTTTACTCATCCTATTGGGATGTGAGGAAAATATTAAGGACGAAACAATGACTTCGATACCCGAACCGGAATATTCACTTTCTGCTGATCAAACCCATAGTTATTGGAGTAGCACCGTTGAACCTTTGATTAGGGTGGAATCGGGCAGTGTGATTGAGGTCAGTACCGAAGAGGCTTCTGATCAGCAGTTAACTCCAGAATCTACAGTGGAGGATATTGAGAACCTGAGCTTTGATCCCATTCACCCGTTAACGGGACCAGTTTATGTGGAGAATGCTGAGCCGGGGGATATACTCAAAGTGAAACTCCATAAAATTGAGTTGGGAAGTTGGGGATGGACGGGCATAATTCCGGGTTTTGGGTTCTTAGCTGATGAATTTAATGAGCCCTGGATTAAAACCTTCGAGTTTGATGAAAATTCTCAAACTGCTGCATTTTCTGATGATATCAACATTCCTTTAAAACCGTTTCCGGGAGTCATGGGAGTTGCTCCGGCAACTGATTCTTCGTTATCCACTGTCCCACCGAGAGCGAACGGGGGCAATATGGATGATCCCAATATGACAGAAGGGACGACCGTATATTTTCCTGTTTTTGTAGAAGGAGCCTTATTTTCAATAGGCGATACCCATGCGGCACAAGGCCATGGTGAAGTTTGCGGAACAGCTATTGAGGCACCGATGCGGATTGTATATGAAATTGAGGTAATAAAAGGTGAGCGTAAAATTCAGGAGCCGCAGTACGAAACCGATGACTATTATGCCGTTACTGGTTATGGTGAAACCATTGACGAAGCGGCTAAGAAAGCTACCCGTTATATGATTGATTATTTGGAGCAGGAACACGATATGGATCGCAATGATGCATATGCTTTAACTTCTTTGGCGGGAGATCTGAAAATTGCCGAGGTCGTTGATGTGCCACACATGCTGGTGTCTATGCATATGTCAAAAGAAGTGTTGGGCGTTAAATAA